From a single Candidatus Sulfotelmatobacter sp. genomic region:
- a CDS encoding histidine kinase dimerization/phospho-acceptor domain-containing protein yields MSKRSHLWLAAVALLLAIFVLCAGFLPRSFGLTAFSDLVQCVFLISGAVAFIPLALRSEGRMRLFWSLITFGICFWLTYQLLWTYYEVYLRSDVPDLFPGDVILFLHIVPFMAALALRPHLPRDEYSARVGRLDFALLLMWWFYLYVLLVIPWQYVVANLEAYNRDLNAVYSAEEVAFLLALISCCILSKGAWRNLYGGLFGMSLCYASSSTVCNWAIAHKVYYSGSLYDIPMVASMAWLTWIGLRTKAQKPTADAREVSTLYGVWIARSSMIAVFSLPLFAAWALADNFVPTRVRVFRLTLTLVAAFFMGVLIFVRQHLLDRELIRLLNLSRESFDNLTRLQAQILQSEKLASIGQFVGGAAHELNNPITAMLGYSDMLLSTALTAEQQPLAKKIGQYVRRTRSLVASLISFARQAPAPKSPIDLNTLARTAVKLSQSQWEALQIEVRTQFDPALPRVLGDSNQLLQVCLQLIASCLHALGESGGGVLSVATERQDDAAALVIECMATPAPNGSMARDNARDNENGLGLSACLGILQEHHGQISTERRADGAIALRVEIPAAESVAPSSKDSTVPVLWQSQPYA; encoded by the coding sequence TTGAGCAAGCGTTCCCACCTCTGGTTGGCGGCTGTCGCCCTTTTGCTGGCGATATTTGTTTTGTGTGCCGGGTTCCTGCCTCGGTCTTTCGGTCTCACCGCTTTCAGCGACCTCGTCCAATGTGTCTTCTTGATTTCGGGCGCCGTTGCCTTCATCCCTCTGGCGCTTCGTTCCGAGGGACGCATGCGGCTCTTCTGGTCGCTCATTACTTTCGGCATCTGTTTCTGGCTCACGTACCAGCTTTTGTGGACCTACTACGAAGTGTACCTGCGCAGCGACGTACCCGACCTTTTCCCCGGCGACGTCATTCTTTTTTTGCACATCGTTCCCTTCATGGCCGCTTTGGCCCTGCGCCCTCACCTGCCCCGCGACGAATACTCCGCCCGCGTGGGACGCCTCGATTTTGCGCTCCTGCTGATGTGGTGGTTCTATCTCTATGTTCTACTCGTCATACCCTGGCAATACGTCGTGGCCAATCTGGAAGCATATAACCGCGACTTGAACGCGGTTTATTCCGCCGAGGAAGTCGCCTTTCTACTGGCTTTGATTTCGTGTTGCATTCTCAGCAAAGGAGCCTGGAGAAATCTTTACGGCGGCCTGTTTGGCATGAGCCTGTGCTACGCCTCCAGTTCGACGGTGTGCAACTGGGCGATCGCCCACAAGGTCTACTACAGCGGCAGCCTCTACGACATCCCGATGGTCGCGTCGATGGCCTGGCTCACCTGGATTGGCCTGCGCACGAAAGCTCAAAAGCCTACAGCCGACGCCCGCGAGGTTTCCACTCTTTACGGCGTTTGGATCGCCCGCAGCAGCATGATTGCCGTATTTTCGCTGCCTTTATTTGCGGCCTGGGCGCTCGCCGACAATTTTGTTCCCACGCGAGTCCGGGTGTTCCGCCTCACTCTCACTCTAGTCGCGGCATTCTTCATGGGCGTGCTCATCTTCGTCCGCCAGCACTTGCTCGATCGCGAACTCATCCGCCTGCTCAACCTGTCGCGCGAGTCTTTTGACAATTTGACGCGCCTACAGGCGCAAATCCTGCAATCGGAAAAACTGGCGTCGATTGGCCAGTTCGTCGGCGGCGCTGCGCACGAATTGAATAACCCGATCACCGCCATGCTGGGTTATTCCGACATGCTGCTGAGCACGGCGCTCACCGCGGAGCAGCAGCCGCTGGCCAAAAAAATTGGCCAATACGTTCGCCGCACCCGGTCGCTAGTGGCCAGTCTCATCAGCTTTGCCCGTCAGGCGCCTGCTCCCAAGAGCCCGATCGACCTCAATACCTTGGCCCGCACGGCGGTCAAGTTGAGCCAGTCGCAGTGGGAGGCCCTCCAGATCGAGGTCCGCACTCAGTTTGATCCGGCGCTCCCCCGAGTCCTGGGCGATTCCAATCAGTTGCTACAGGTCTGTCTGCAACTCATTGCCAGTTGCCTGCACGCACTTGGTGAATCCGGCGGCGGAGTCCTGAGCGTCGCCACGGAGAGGCAGGACGACGCTGCCGCGCTTGTGATCGAATGCATGGCTACCCCAGCGCCGAATGGCTCAATGGCTCGCGATAATGCTCGCGACAATGAAAATGGGCTGGGCCTAAGCGCCTGCCTGGGAATCTTGCAAGAACATCACGGTCAGATTTCCACCGAACGCCGCGCTGATGGAGCCATCGCGCTTCGCGTGGAAATCCCCGCTGCGGAATCGGTCGCCCCCAGCAGTAAGGACTCTACCGTGCCGGTGCTGTGGCAATCTCAACCGTACGCTTAA
- a CDS encoding histidine kinase: MNPRVERYRQPWRLRIPADPGETRRIERWLATARVFLAVSTLVAIRMDPTELGSSWAAYGLFVFYLANGILILMLLRRRRESTAGFRWLVHAGDVAWPALISIFAEGPRAPFFLFFFFVLAAAAYRWGLWETLGTAAAEVALLWIESFVLIHGWLSPGRAATWRALLGLRVNSAAFGPQQLFMLSIYLLVMGLMLGYLAEQQKHLRAEKAVVTGTLSRIRVEAGLTGTIQEIFHEAMAMYGASRVVVASQESHSQKVFVGELDEPDGRVASEFRWLESAARDGKTYLDDFPGAVCCASADEGRWKTLALDETGHAVPVADLGPFSQLREVQKFDSVATVAFLFGSEWRGRVFLFNPSRRGEKQEQLRFLLDLVHQVGPAVYNVYLLHRLRRRAGAAERARFARELHDGAVQSLIAVEMQVDVLRRQSDAGKPIGSELGRIQGLLREEVLKLRELMQQMKAIDVDAQRLLGVLNDTVERFQRETGISARFVTELEELDMPQRVCREILRIVQEGLVNVRKHSGARHALVRLASSQGRWSLTMEDDGKGFPFAGRYNQDQMEEAGKGPMIIKERVRLIAGQLTVESNPGQGTRLEISVPRSGEVPHEL; this comes from the coding sequence GTGAATCCTCGCGTTGAGCGCTATCGACAACCCTGGAGGCTGAGGATTCCCGCCGATCCGGGTGAGACCCGTCGGATCGAGAGGTGGTTGGCGACTGCCCGGGTGTTCCTGGCAGTCTCAACGCTGGTGGCGATCCGCATGGACCCCACCGAACTGGGGAGTTCATGGGCGGCGTATGGTCTATTTGTTTTTTATTTGGCGAATGGAATTCTGATTCTGATGCTGCTCCGGCGGCGGCGGGAGTCGACCGCAGGCTTTCGCTGGTTGGTGCATGCGGGAGACGTGGCCTGGCCGGCATTGATTTCAATTTTTGCCGAAGGACCGAGGGCTCCCTTTTTCTTGTTTTTTTTCTTCGTGCTGGCAGCCGCGGCCTATCGTTGGGGGCTTTGGGAAACGCTGGGGACGGCTGCGGCCGAAGTAGCCTTGCTGTGGATTGAGAGCTTTGTTCTGATCCACGGCTGGTTGAGTCCGGGACGGGCGGCGACGTGGCGGGCGTTGCTTGGGCTGCGGGTAAATTCTGCGGCCTTCGGTCCGCAACAGCTGTTCATGCTGTCGATCTACCTGCTGGTGATGGGTTTGATGCTGGGATATCTGGCGGAGCAGCAGAAACATTTGCGGGCAGAGAAGGCAGTAGTGACCGGAACGCTGTCGCGAATACGGGTGGAAGCGGGCCTGACCGGAACCATTCAGGAGATCTTTCACGAAGCCATGGCCATGTATGGAGCCTCGCGGGTGGTGGTGGCATCGCAGGAATCGCACAGTCAAAAAGTATTTGTCGGAGAACTCGACGAGCCCGACGGCCGGGTGGCGTCGGAATTTCGCTGGTTGGAATCGGCCGCGCGAGATGGAAAGACTTATCTGGACGATTTTCCCGGGGCCGTGTGTTGCGCCTCAGCGGATGAGGGCCGATGGAAAACGCTGGCGTTGGATGAGACCGGGCACGCAGTGCCGGTGGCGGATCTTGGCCCATTTTCCCAGTTGCGGGAGGTGCAGAAATTCGATTCTGTGGCTACCGTTGCGTTTCTATTTGGCAGCGAATGGAGGGGCCGGGTCTTCCTGTTTAATCCCTCACGGCGGGGCGAGAAGCAGGAACAATTGCGTTTTCTGCTGGATCTGGTCCATCAGGTGGGGCCTGCGGTCTACAACGTATATCTTCTGCACCGGCTGCGGCGGCGGGCTGGAGCGGCGGAGCGCGCGCGCTTTGCGCGGGAACTTCACGACGGAGCGGTACAGTCGTTGATCGCCGTGGAAATGCAGGTGGACGTGCTGCGGCGGCAATCCGATGCGGGGAAACCGATTGGTTCTGAATTGGGCCGGATTCAGGGACTGCTGCGCGAGGAAGTGCTTAAGTTGCGAGAACTGATGCAGCAGATGAAAGCGATCGACGTGGATGCGCAGCGTCTGCTCGGGGTTTTGAACGATACGGTCGAACGTTTTCAACGGGAGACCGGGATCAGCGCGCGCTTCGTGACCGAACTCGAGGAGCTGGATATGCCGCAACGGGTATGTCGCGAGATCCTGCGGATTGTGCAGGAAGGATTGGTCAACGTGAGAAAACACAGCGGAGCGCGGCATGCGCTGGTGCGTCTGGCGTCGAGCCAGGGACGATGGAGCCTCACCATGGAAGACGATGGCAAGGGATTTCCTTTTGCCGGCCGTTATAACCAGGATCAGATGGAAGAGGCGGGGAAAGGGCCTATGATCATCAAGGAACGTGTGCGGTTGATTGCCGGGCAACTCACGGTAGAATCGAATCCCGGACAGGGAACCCGGCTGGAAATCAGCGTGCCGCGGAGCGGGGAAGTGCCTCATGAACTTTAG
- a CDS encoding response regulator transcription factor, giving the protein MNFRKAQQVRLVIADDHPIFRDGLRRLLEAEADLKVLGEASDGAEAVKMAKQLKPDILLLDLAMPKHPGLEALRELSMPANATPVRVILLTAAAEKSQIVEALQLGARGVVLKDSATQLLLKAIHTVMAGEYWVGRESVSNLVQYLRTLMQSSHDEARQKKFGLTPRELEIVSAVVAGYSNKEIAEYFKISEDTVKHHLSNIFDKLGVSTRLELALFAVNQALPLKSIA; this is encoded by the coding sequence ATGAACTTTAGAAAAGCGCAACAGGTTCGACTGGTGATTGCCGACGACCACCCGATCTTCCGCGATGGTTTGCGCCGGTTGCTGGAGGCCGAGGCCGACTTGAAGGTTCTGGGGGAAGCGTCGGACGGCGCCGAAGCCGTGAAGATGGCCAAGCAACTGAAACCCGACATTTTGCTGCTTGATCTGGCAATGCCGAAACATCCGGGACTGGAAGCCTTGCGGGAGTTGAGTATGCCCGCGAACGCGACTCCGGTGCGGGTAATTTTGCTGACCGCGGCCGCGGAGAAAAGCCAGATTGTGGAGGCGCTACAGTTGGGCGCTCGCGGCGTGGTGCTGAAAGATTCCGCCACGCAGCTGCTGCTGAAGGCGATTCACACGGTGATGGCCGGAGAATACTGGGTAGGGCGGGAGAGCGTATCGAATCTGGTGCAGTATCTGCGTACGTTGATGCAGTCCTCGCACGACGAAGCGCGGCAGAAAAAGTTCGGCCTGACGCCGCGCGAACTGGAAATCGTTTCGGCGGTCGTGGCCGGGTACTCTAACAAGGAAATAGCGGAATATTTCAAGATCAGCGAAGATACCGTAAAACATCATCTCAGCAATATCTTTGACAAGTTGGGGGTTTCGACGCGGCTGGAGCTGGCGCTGTTTGCGGTGAATCAGGCGCTACCGCTTAAGAGCATTGCTTAG
- a CDS encoding M48 family metalloprotease, translated as MRILGTGSHVVGLVLVCVLIAAAQTAAPAPAQPALDPATAPAAAPAPAMSAPTAPAQSPDSLSPAAVTLNDVVDRVVQREHLFMAQMRHMHPMVETYLQDLKNDSAGNPIPVKDQYFLGRLDMTDGPEDTSFVGQPGFGHRMLTKLTGVYSLHFLPMGFAQMVVLDSDFQKRYYKFTFVRREFLGELRCLVIDVQPREGDKTSRFMGRIWVEDQDYNIVRFNGSYYPQPKINFFFHFDSWRLNMRPGTWLPAYVYTEESNLKTGLTKSLNFKAQTRLWGYDLRGLSRNEEFTQILVDSPQSINDLSAAASDATPIVAERMWEKQAEENAVDRLQKIGLLAPPGEVDKVLATVVNNLLVTNNIDLQGDFHCRILLTSPLESFTIGHTIVMSRGLLDVLPDEASLAMVLAHELSHIVLGHRFDTKLAFNDKLFFPDEESFQRLDFKHSAAEEEAADTKALELLKNSPYKDKLGNAGLFLRALQQKRAELQQLIRPHLGDSFASGKNSVRMASLLASAPALDEKKLDQIAALPLGGRIKVDPWTDQVELSKAKPVALTSAREKMEFEITPFFPYLTRISAGGAEKMALTTKSPSQAEQK; from the coding sequence ATGCGAATACTTGGTACGGGCTCCCACGTGGTTGGTCTTGTCTTGGTATGTGTTCTGATCGCTGCCGCTCAGACAGCTGCGCCGGCTCCGGCCCAGCCGGCTCTTGATCCGGCGACCGCACCGGCTGCGGCCCCAGCGCCGGCCATGTCGGCACCCACCGCGCCCGCTCAGAGCCCGGATTCACTTTCCCCGGCCGCCGTCACGCTCAATGATGTTGTCGACCGGGTGGTGCAGCGCGAGCATTTGTTCATGGCGCAGATGCGGCACATGCATCCCATGGTCGAAACTTATCTGCAAGACCTGAAGAACGACAGCGCGGGCAACCCGATCCCGGTCAAAGACCAGTATTTTCTCGGCCGCCTCGATATGACCGATGGCCCCGAGGACACCTCCTTCGTGGGCCAGCCCGGCTTCGGCCATCGCATGCTCACCAAGCTGACCGGCGTCTACTCCCTGCATTTCCTGCCCATGGGCTTCGCTCAAATGGTGGTACTCGACTCCGATTTCCAAAAGAGATATTACAAATTCACCTTCGTGCGCCGCGAATTCCTTGGCGAACTGCGTTGCCTCGTGATCGATGTCCAGCCCAGAGAAGGCGACAAGACCTCGCGCTTCATGGGCAGAATCTGGGTGGAGGACCAGGATTACAACATCGTCCGCTTCAATGGAAGTTATTATCCGCAGCCCAAAATCAACTTCTTCTTCCATTTCGACAGTTGGCGCCTGAACATGCGCCCCGGCACATGGCTGCCCGCCTACGTCTATACCGAAGAATCGAATCTCAAAACCGGGCTCACCAAGAGCCTGAACTTCAAGGCACAGACCCGGCTCTGGGGTTATGACTTGCGAGGCCTGAGCAGGAACGAGGAATTCACCCAGATCCTCGTCGATTCTCCGCAATCCATCAACGACCTGAGCGCCGCCGCTTCCGATGCCACTCCCATCGTTGCCGAGCGCATGTGGGAAAAACAGGCCGAAGAAAATGCCGTCGACCGCCTCCAGAAGATCGGCTTACTTGCGCCTCCCGGCGAAGTCGACAAAGTTCTGGCGACCGTGGTCAACAATCTGCTCGTCACCAACAACATCGACTTGCAGGGAGACTTTCACTGCCGCATTCTTCTCACCTCTCCGCTTGAATCTTTCACCATCGGCCACACTATTGTCATGAGCCGCGGTCTGCTCGATGTCCTTCCCGACGAAGCGTCCCTCGCCATGGTTCTGGCCCATGAACTCAGCCACATCGTTCTCGGCCATCGCTTCGACACTAAGCTCGCCTTCAACGACAAGCTCTTCTTCCCCGACGAAGAATCCTTCCAGCGCCTCGACTTCAAGCACAGCGCCGCGGAGGAAGAAGCCGCCGACACCAAGGCTCTTGAGCTCCTGAAGAACTCCCCGTACAAAGACAAACTGGGAAATGCCGGACTGTTTCTGCGAGCGTTGCAGCAGAAAAGGGCCGAACTCCAGCAGTTAATTCGTCCTCATCTCGGCGACAGCTTTGCCAGTGGAAAGAACAGCGTCCGCATGGCGAGCCTGCTGGCTTCCGCCCCGGCACTCGACGAGAAGAAACTCGATCAGATCGCGGCCCTGCCTTTGGGCGGCCGCATCAAAGTCGATCCCTGGACCGATCAGGTAGAACTCTCCAAAGCCAAACCCGTCGCGTTAACTTCGGCACGCGAGAAAATGGAGTTCGAGATCACACCCTTCTTTCCTTACCTGACCCGGATCTCCGCCGGAGGCGCAGAAAAAATGGCGCTGACCACGAAGTCGCCTTCGCAGGCCGAGCAAAAATAA